One Deltaproteobacteria bacterium HGW-Deltaproteobacteria-4 genomic window carries:
- a CDS encoding glycosyltransferase family 2 protein, which yields MKVSILIVNWNGQHHLPDCLDSLVLQSFRDFETILVDNGSTDGSVDFVRARYPWVTLVPLDRNTGFSGGNNAALAAAQGDYLVTLNNDTHVDPGWLAELVRVADENPGVGMVASRICSFADPDLIDSLGVRICPDGMSRSAGRRQRFSSLQLAPVEPILIPTACAALYKRAMIAETGFFDDHFFAYCEDTDLGLRGRRAGWGALLARDAIVLHKYSGTGGAFSPFKLYLVERNHFWVALKNFPRSWLLRLPYYSLLRYACQARLVAGGAGVGNEFRQSGGKKELLGALGLGIRDALAGMPRVLSCRRQSPRRLSSREMAALLRQYRMGFRELLDG from the coding sequence GTGAAAGTTTCCATCCTTATCGTCAACTGGAACGGCCAGCACCACCTTCCCGACTGCCTCGACTCGCTGGTGCTGCAGAGCTTCCGCGACTTTGAGACCATCCTTGTCGACAACGGCTCGACCGACGGCTCGGTGGACTTTGTCCGCGCTCGCTATCCCTGGGTGACGCTCGTCCCTCTCGATCGGAACACCGGCTTTTCCGGCGGCAACAATGCCGCCCTGGCAGCGGCGCAAGGCGATTATCTCGTCACCCTCAACAACGACACCCACGTCGATCCGGGGTGGCTGGCCGAGCTGGTGCGGGTGGCGGATGAAAACCCCGGGGTCGGCATGGTGGCGAGCCGGATCTGCTCCTTTGCCGATCCCGATCTCATCGATTCCCTCGGTGTCCGCATCTGCCCGGACGGCATGTCGCGCAGTGCCGGTCGCCGCCAGCGCTTTTCATCGCTGCAGCTTGCCCCGGTTGAGCCGATCCTCATCCCCACCGCCTGCGCCGCCCTTTACAAGCGGGCGATGATCGCCGAGACCGGCTTCTTCGACGATCACTTCTTTGCTTACTGCGAAGATACCGACCTCGGCCTGCGCGGCCGGCGCGCCGGCTGGGGTGCGCTCCTCGCCCGGGATGCCATCGTCCTCCACAAATATTCCGGCACCGGCGGCGCCTTCTCCCCCTTTAAACTCTACCTGGTCGAGCGCAATCACTTCTGGGTGGCGCTGAAGAATTTTCCCCGGTCCTGGCTCCTCCGCCTCCCTTACTATTCCCTGCTGCGCTACGCGTGCCAGGCCCGTCTGGTGGCCGGCGGTGCCGGAGTCGGCAACGAATTCCGCCAAAGCGGCGGCAAGAAGGAACTGCTAGGCGCCCTCGGCCTCGGCATCCGCGACGCCCTCGCCGGCATGCCGCGCGTTTTGAGCTGCCGCCGGCAATCCCCGCGCCGTCTCAGCAGCCGCGAGATGGCGGCGCTGCTGCGCCAGTACCGGATGGGATTTCGAGAATTGCTGGATGGGTGA
- a CDS encoding transporter, producing the protein MIEPSAKDPLHGVTLEQIINRLVACYGWDGLGHCIEIDCFNNHPTLKSSLKFLRKTPWARKKVENLYLDMALDEREKREEW; encoded by the coding sequence ATGATTGAACCATCCGCTAAAGACCCCCTGCACGGCGTGACTCTGGAGCAGATCATCAACCGTCTGGTGGCGTGTTATGGCTGGGACGGGTTGGGACACTGCATTGAAATCGACTGCTTCAACAATCATCCGACGCTTAAATCGAGCCTCAAATTCCTGCGCAAGACCCCCTGGGCGCGCAAGAAGGTCGAGAACCTTTACCTCGACATGGCGCTGGACGAGCGGGAAAAGAGAGAAGAGTGGTGA
- a CDS encoding type II secretion system protein GspE encodes MTPMQVKKLGELLIEKKLITTEQFDAALKKQEANPSQPIGQLLCQMGFLKAKDLEYVLDHNNKRLKLGEILVAQNLINADRLKSALEISQSEKIPLGKALVKQLLVGEEQLARAISLQHDLKFVSLAGVRYDAELSTIINASFAQHHRIVPIRCRDNCLTIAMAYPLRRDEIAQLESWSKMRVEPVIARESEILTAQQKVFKLRGTPTDEEFSFELSEDQSNELGKSKYVSDFISEDASFLVKRIIIKGIMDGASDIHFESTERGMDVRYRIDGILRKVELGADEALLDPNFRQIISKIKVMCDMDITERRRPQDSSFKMKVSKGQKVRGVDFRVSTVPTQYGEDVVVRILDKQVGTITLEGLGFTPEHASALYQALDRPTGIFLVTGPTGSGKSSTLYAVLSHINTPGVKTLTIEDPVEYAIEGITQTEINEIIGNTFSRLLRAFLRQDPDNIMVGEIRDLETATISMRAALTGHTVFSTLHTNDATSAVTRLIDMGVDPTLLAATLRCVMAQRLVRKICRQCRVRYDPPVELLAEFGIPLASGRGFIHGKGCAACHYTGFSGRIPIVELWMPSREELALFNRRPDNLSLRQSVFVETSRKTMIEDGFRRVQAGETTLEELLRVVPFEQIEAGREKIAKIFAPH; translated from the coding sequence ATGACGCCAATGCAGGTGAAAAAATTAGGTGAATTGCTGATAGAAAAGAAGTTGATCACGACCGAGCAATTCGATGCGGCATTGAAAAAACAGGAAGCGAATCCATCCCAGCCGATTGGACAACTGCTGTGTCAGATGGGTTTTTTGAAAGCCAAGGATCTGGAATATGTTCTGGATCACAATAACAAGCGTCTTAAACTCGGCGAAATCCTCGTTGCCCAGAATCTGATTAACGCGGATCGTCTGAAAAGCGCCCTCGAAATCAGTCAGTCAGAAAAAATTCCCCTGGGCAAGGCGCTGGTCAAGCAGCTCCTGGTCGGAGAGGAACAGTTGGCGCGGGCGATTTCCCTACAGCATGACCTCAAGTTTGTCAGTCTCGCCGGTGTCCGCTATGATGCCGAACTCTCTACGATCATCAATGCCTCCTTTGCCCAGCATCATCGCATCGTCCCCATCCGCTGTCGGGATAATTGCCTGACGATCGCCATGGCTTATCCGCTGCGGCGCGACGAAATCGCTCAGCTGGAGAGTTGGAGCAAGATGCGGGTCGAGCCGGTCATTGCCCGGGAAAGTGAAATCCTCACGGCGCAGCAAAAAGTCTTCAAATTGCGGGGGACGCCAACTGATGAAGAGTTCAGTTTCGAGTTGTCCGAAGACCAAAGCAATGAACTCGGCAAATCGAAATACGTCAGTGATTTTATCAGTGAAGATGCCAGTTTTCTGGTGAAACGCATTATCATCAAAGGGATCATGGACGGTGCCAGCGATATTCACTTCGAATCGACCGAGCGGGGGATGGACGTTCGTTACCGCATTGACGGGATTCTGCGCAAGGTGGAGTTGGGCGCCGACGAAGCTTTGCTCGATCCGAATTTCCGCCAGATCATCTCCAAGATCAAAGTCATGTGCGATATGGATATTACCGAGCGGCGCCGCCCGCAAGACAGCAGCTTCAAGATGAAGGTCTCAAAAGGCCAGAAAGTCCGCGGCGTTGATTTTCGCGTTTCGACGGTGCCGACGCAATATGGCGAGGATGTCGTGGTCCGCATTCTTGACAAACAGGTCGGCACCATCACACTGGAGGGACTCGGCTTTACTCCCGAGCATGCCTCGGCGCTGTATCAGGCCCTGGATCGCCCGACCGGCATCTTTCTCGTCACCGGTCCGACCGGTTCCGGCAAATCCTCCACCCTATATGCCGTCCTTTCCCATATCAATACTCCCGGCGTCAAGACCCTGACGATTGAAGATCCGGTCGAATACGCGATCGAGGGCATTACCCAGACCGAGATCAATGAAATTATCGGCAACACCTTCTCCCGCCTGCTGCGCGCCTTCCTGCGTCAGGATCCCGACAACATCATGGTCGGGGAGATTCGCGATCTCGAGACCGCCACCATCTCCATGCGCGCGGCCTTGACCGGCCATACGGTCTTTTCCACCCTGCACACCAACGACGCCACCAGCGCCGTGACGCGTCTGATCGACATGGGGGTCGATCCGACTCTCCTGGCCGCCACTCTGCGCTGTGTGATGGCGCAACGTTTAGTCCGCAAAATCTGCCGACAGTGCCGGGTCCGCTATGATCCGCCGGTAGAACTTCTGGCGGAATTCGGCATCCCCCTGGCCAGCGGTAGGGGATTTATTCATGGCAAGGGGTGTGCGGCCTGTCATTATACCGGTTTCAGCGGGCGGATTCCGATCGTCGAATTGTGGATGCCGTCGCGCGAAGAGCTGGCGCTCTTTAACCGTCGCCCGGATAATCTGTCGCTGCGGCAAAGCGTCTTTGTCGAAACAAGCCGCAAAACCATGATCGAAGACGGTTTCCGGCGGGTACAGGCCGGCGAGACGACCCTGGAAGAGTTGCTGCGGGTCGTTCCTTTTGAACAGATTGAGGCAGGCAGGGAAAAGATCGCTAAAATCTTTGCTCCGCACTAA
- a CDS encoding NAD(P)-dependent oxidoreductase, translating into MLKKIGFLGLGTVGKHMAANLLKGHYALSVYDSDPQVVAELVKLGATAAATPKDVATGKDLVIYIRPEKERLRPDLYGTNGIFAGINPGTILADMGTHSLESTMEMAAEAEKHRIMFLDAPIWGTKEHAANGLLTILVGGDASVLSRCREALSMFGLNIIPVGGVGDGTRMKFVVNLVQAELMQALAEGLVFGEKLGLGSSKVLEVLESGGVGSPLFNSKGRSIARGDFTRNLALKYVHEQLELVLEAAKKADLKLPGGECACNLYAQADQDGRGEEDYSAVIKVLRK; encoded by the coding sequence ATGCTGAAAAAGATCGGTTTTTTGGGACTGGGAACCGTTGGCAAACATATGGCTGCCAACCTGCTAAAGGGACATTATGCGCTGTCGGTTTATGATTCGGATCCGCAAGTCGTTGCCGAGCTGGTCAAACTCGGCGCGACCGCCGCTGCAACGCCGAAGGACGTGGCGACCGGGAAAGATCTCGTTATCTACATCCGCCCGGAAAAAGAGCGCCTGCGTCCTGACCTCTACGGTACAAACGGTATCTTCGCCGGCATTAACCCCGGCACCATCCTCGCCGACATGGGGACGCATTCGCTGGAAAGCACCATGGAAATGGCGGCGGAAGCAGAAAAACACCGGATCATGTTCCTTGATGCGCCGATCTGGGGGACCAAGGAGCATGCTGCCAACGGCCTGCTGACGATTCTGGTCGGCGGCGATGCGTCGGTGCTCAGTCGCTGCCGTGAAGCCCTCTCCATGTTCGGCCTCAACATTATTCCGGTCGGCGGGGTCGGCGACGGCACGCGCATGAAGTTCGTCGTCAATCTGGTGCAGGCGGAGTTGATGCAGGCATTGGCCGAAGGATTGGTCTTCGGTGAAAAACTCGGGCTCGGCTCCAGCAAGGTTCTTGAGGTGCTTGAATCGGGCGGCGTCGGCTCCCCCCTCTTCAATTCCAAGGGACGGAGCATTGCCCGCGGCGATTTCACCCGCAACCTGGCCCTCAAGTACGTGCACGAACAACTTGAACTCGTCCTCGAAGCGGCGAAAAAGGCCGACCTGAAGCTTCCCGGCGGGGAGTGCGCTTGCAACCTCTACGCGCAGGCCGACCAGGATGGCCGCGGCGAAGAGGACTACTCGGCGGTGATCAAGGTCCTGCGCAAGTAG
- the hflC gene encoding protease modulator HflC yields the protein MKKQLLIIVVVLLVLLGKGSLFVVAEGEQAIVTQFGKPVGAVKYAGLHIKTPLVQDVRRFDRKILKWDGDPNQIPTKDKRYIWVDTTARWRIVDPLLFYTTVATQVGAQSRLDDILDSVVRDAVSSQLLVELVRGKDYKAPEGSVEVLDFEGQQITTENLAGREEILASILAEARKNIPEYGIELIDVQIKRINYVEQVRLRVYDRMISERKKVASQFRSEGEGEKANILGQMQKELKRIESDAYRESVQIRGRADAEAAAIYAAAYNKDADFYAFIRTLESYRKAIKENARLVISTDSEFYRYLQNPR from the coding sequence ATGAAAAAACAACTTTTGATCATCGTTGTCGTCCTTCTCGTTCTGCTCGGCAAGGGCTCACTCTTCGTTGTTGCGGAAGGGGAGCAGGCGATCGTCACGCAGTTCGGCAAACCGGTCGGCGCTGTCAAGTACGCCGGACTGCACATCAAAACGCCCTTAGTGCAGGATGTTCGCCGCTTCGACCGCAAGATCCTCAAGTGGGACGGCGACCCCAACCAGATCCCGACCAAGGACAAACGTTATATCTGGGTCGATACCACCGCCCGCTGGCGTATTGTCGATCCGCTCCTTTTCTACACCACCGTTGCTACCCAAGTGGGGGCACAGAGCCGCCTCGACGATATTCTCGATTCGGTGGTGCGTGATGCTGTTTCCAGCCAGCTTTTGGTGGAGTTGGTGCGTGGCAAGGACTACAAGGCCCCGGAGGGGAGCGTCGAAGTTCTCGACTTCGAAGGACAGCAGATCACGACTGAGAATCTGGCAGGACGGGAAGAGATCCTTGCCAGCATCCTCGCCGAGGCGCGCAAGAACATCCCTGAATACGGCATCGAACTGATCGATGTACAGATCAAGCGGATCAACTATGTCGAACAGGTGCGTTTGCGCGTCTATGACCGGATGATCTCGGAGCGCAAGAAGGTAGCTTCCCAGTTCCGTTCCGAAGGGGAAGGGGAGAAGGCGAATATCCTCGGGCAGATGCAGAAGGAGCTCAAGCGCATCGAGTCCGACGCTTATCGCGAGTCGGTGCAGATCCGCGGCCGCGCTGATGCCGAGGCCGCGGCGATCTACGCCGCCGCCTACAACAAGGATGCGGATTTCTACGCCTTTATCCGTACCCTCGAATCGTACCGCAAGGCGATCAAGGAGAATGCCCGCCTGGTCATCTCTACCGATTCCGAGTTTTACCGCTACCTGCAAAATCCGCGTTGA
- the hflK gene encoding FtsH protease activity modulator HflK, with the protein MLSSIAAALLVAWVVSGSFYQVGTEETGVVLRFGRYTDFAQPGLHFKLPFGIDSVYLVKTGRVMKEEFGFRTVQPGERTTYTKAGLSEESLTLTGDLNVSDLEWIVQYQIADAFKYLFHIKDPRSTIRDVAEAAVRKAVGNSNVTEVLTTERALLATAIEKDLQTILNAYDIGVRIVTVKFQDVNPPESVKTAFNEVNEAEQEKESLIFQAREQYNREVPKASGVAKSAILEAEGYALERLNQAKGETARFLSLYAEYRKAPKVTRERLYLETLEEVLPRMEEIYIMDSKGAGALPLLPLRSSKEGGK; encoded by the coding sequence ATGCTCTCCAGTATCGCCGCCGCTTTACTTGTTGCCTGGGTGGTCAGTGGCAGTTTTTATCAGGTCGGCACTGAGGAGACCGGGGTTGTGCTCCGTTTCGGGCGCTACACCGACTTTGCGCAGCCGGGATTGCACTTCAAGCTCCCCTTTGGCATCGATTCGGTCTATCTGGTCAAGACCGGGCGAGTTATGAAGGAGGAGTTCGGTTTTCGCACGGTGCAGCCGGGCGAACGCACCACCTACACCAAGGCGGGGCTGAGTGAGGAATCATTGACTCTGACCGGCGACCTCAACGTCAGTGATCTGGAGTGGATCGTCCAGTACCAGATTGCCGATGCCTTCAAGTATCTCTTCCACATCAAGGATCCGCGTTCGACGATCCGCGATGTTGCCGAAGCGGCGGTGCGCAAGGCGGTCGGCAACTCCAATGTCACCGAGGTCCTCACCACCGAACGGGCCCTTCTCGCCACCGCCATTGAAAAGGATCTGCAAACGATCCTCAATGCATACGACATCGGCGTGCGCATCGTTACCGTCAAGTTTCAGGACGTCAATCCTCCGGAATCGGTGAAGACCGCCTTTAACGAGGTCAACGAGGCCGAGCAGGAAAAGGAAAGCCTGATCTTCCAGGCCCGTGAACAGTATAACCGCGAAGTCCCCAAGGCGAGCGGCGTCGCCAAGAGCGCTATCCTCGAAGCCGAGGGCTATGCACTGGAGCGGCTCAATCAGGCCAAAGGTGAGACAGCGCGTTTCCTTTCCCTTTATGCAGAATATCGCAAGGCGCCGAAGGTTACCCGTGAACGCCTGTATCTGGAGACCCTCGAAGAGGTTCTGCCCCGTATGGAAGAGATCTACATCATGGACAGTAAAGGGGCGGGGGCACTGCCGCTGCTGCCGCTGCGCAGTTCGAAAGAGGGGGGGAAATAA
- a CDS encoding RNA helicase — MSFSSLGLSPSLLAAVTARQFLVPFLIQTQAIPAILAGRDLLALARTGSGKTASFILPLLQRLQESPAPERRTLKILVLVPTRELAMQIADFAQTISNYLPTRLKIRAVYGGVPINPQMTAVNGVDLLIATPGRLLDLLDKNALQLSTVETLVLDEADRLLDLGFTEELGRILALLPPQRQNLLFAATTGDYLQALAAPLLRDPLRIDLGTSSSASGQISQKIYVVSAARKGPLLRYLLKKGGWPQVLVFVSTKKRADNVAKKLADHGISAEAFHGDRTQGARSKALADFKEGKVRVLVATDLASRGIDIEGLPYVVNYELPRAASDYTHRIGRTGRAHLAGLAITLLAPEEFEHFQMIEKKLGQRCERIATDDVELTNF; from the coding sequence ATGTCATTTTCCTCCCTCGGTTTATCGCCGTCCCTGCTTGCGGCGGTCACAGCCCGGCAGTTTCTTGTGCCGTTCCTCATTCAGACCCAGGCGATTCCCGCCATCCTTGCCGGCCGGGATCTCCTCGCCCTTGCCCGCACCGGTTCGGGGAAGACCGCGAGCTTCATTCTGCCGCTGCTGCAACGTTTGCAGGAATCGCCGGCGCCGGAACGCCGCACCCTGAAAATCCTTGTCCTGGTGCCGACCCGGGAGCTGGCGATGCAGATCGCCGACTTTGCCCAGACCATCAGCAACTATCTCCCGACCCGGCTGAAGATCCGTGCCGTCTACGGCGGCGTTCCCATCAATCCGCAGATGACGGCGGTCAACGGGGTCGATCTCCTCATCGCCACCCCCGGCCGTCTCCTCGATCTCCTCGACAAGAATGCTCTGCAGCTGTCAACCGTTGAGACTCTGGTCCTCGATGAAGCCGACCGTCTCCTCGATCTCGGCTTTACCGAGGAACTGGGCAGGATCCTTGCCCTGCTGCCGCCGCAGCGCCAGAATCTCCTCTTTGCCGCCACGACCGGCGACTACCTCCAGGCTCTCGCGGCGCCGCTGCTGCGTGATCCCCTGCGTATCGACCTCGGCACCAGCAGCAGTGCCAGCGGTCAGATCAGTCAAAAGATTTATGTTGTCAGCGCCGCGCGCAAGGGGCCGCTGTTGCGCTATCTCCTCAAAAAGGGGGGATGGCCGCAGGTGCTGGTCTTTGTCTCCACCAAGAAGCGCGCCGACAATGTCGCCAAGAAGCTGGCCGATCATGGCATCAGCGCCGAGGCCTTCCATGGTGATCGCACCCAGGGGGCGCGAAGCAAGGCACTCGCCGACTTCAAAGAGGGAAAAGTGCGCGTCCTGGTGGCGACCGATCTCGCTTCCCGCGGTATCGACATCGAAGGTCTCCCCTATGTTGTCAACTACGAACTTCCCCGTGCCGCCAGCGATTACACACACCGCATCGGTCGCACCGGCCGCGCTCATCTTGCCGGCCTGGCGATCACCCTCCTGGCGCCGGAGGAATTCGAACATTTCCAGATGATTGAAAAGAAGCTCGGGCAGCGCTGCGAGCGGATCGCGACGGACGATGTGGAGTTGACGAACTTTTGA
- a CDS encoding ATP-dependent RNA helicase DbpA, whose product MIPTAFATLPLKSPLLQNLDSLGYSAMTPIQAQSLPLILAGTDVIAQAKTGSGKTAAFGIGLLERLVVTTFSVQGLVLCPTRELADQVSKELRRLARFTDNIKILTLCGGVPFGPQLGSLEHGVHIVVGTPGRILDHLRRGSLHLKSLRMLVLDEADRMLDMGFQEELAAIVAAAPTNRQTLLFSATYPESIAAMSATVQHQPVTVQVEAIHDGAQIKQLFYLVEKDERIAALARIIGHYRPESTLVFCNTRKECQEVADALTERNFSALAIHGDLEQRERDQVLARFANKSVSILVATDVAARGIDIKELTAVINFELTRDPEIHIHRIGRTGRAGEEGLALSLVTVAENRRIAAIEDYLGTTVPRAELESLSMPSAAPLKAPMVTLCIDGGRKNKVRPGDILGALTGEMGIPGSEVGKIDVFDFHTYVAIRMASANLAMARLSAHKIKGRFFKIRRF is encoded by the coding sequence ATGATCCCGACTGCCTTTGCCACCCTGCCGCTCAAGAGTCCCCTGCTGCAGAACCTTGATTCCCTCGGCTACAGCGCAATGACGCCGATTCAGGCGCAGAGCCTGCCGCTGATTCTGGCCGGAACCGACGTCATCGCCCAGGCCAAGACCGGCAGCGGCAAGACCGCCGCCTTCGGCATCGGTCTCCTGGAGCGGCTGGTAGTGACGACCTTCAGCGTTCAGGGACTGGTCCTTTGCCCGACCCGCGAACTTGCCGATCAGGTGAGCAAGGAGCTGCGCCGGCTTGCCCGCTTTACCGACAACATCAAGATCCTCACTCTCTGCGGCGGCGTCCCCTTCGGACCGCAGCTCGGCTCCCTTGAACACGGCGTCCATATCGTTGTCGGCACCCCCGGCCGCATCCTTGACCACCTGCGCCGCGGCAGTCTTCATCTTAAATCACTGCGGATGCTGGTCCTCGATGAAGCGGATCGCATGCTCGACATGGGTTTTCAGGAAGAGCTCGCTGCCATCGTCGCCGCCGCCCCGACCAACCGCCAGACCCTCCTCTTTTCGGCGACCTACCCCGAATCGATTGCCGCCATGAGTGCGACGGTGCAGCATCAGCCGGTAACCGTGCAGGTCGAGGCGATCCACGACGGCGCCCAGATCAAGCAGCTCTTCTATCTCGTCGAGAAGGACGAGCGGATCGCGGCCCTGGCCCGGATCATCGGCCATTACCGCCCGGAATCGACCCTGGTCTTCTGCAATACCCGCAAGGAGTGCCAGGAGGTCGCCGATGCCTTGACGGAACGGAACTTCTCTGCCCTGGCGATCCATGGCGACCTGGAGCAGCGCGAGCGTGACCAGGTGCTGGCCCGCTTCGCCAACAAAAGCGTCTCCATTCTCGTTGCCACCGATGTCGCGGCGCGCGGCATCGATATCAAGGAGCTGACCGCGGTGATCAATTTTGAACTCACCCGCGACCCGGAGATCCATATCCACCGCATCGGTCGTACCGGCCGCGCTGGGGAGGAAGGGCTGGCCCTGAGTCTGGTGACGGTGGCCGAAAACCGGCGGATCGCCGCGATCGAAGATTATCTCGGTACGACGGTGCCCCGCGCCGAGCTGGAGTCGTTGTCCATGCCGTCAGCAGCGCCGCTGAAAGCGCCGATGGTCACTCTCTGCATCGACGGCGGCCGCAAGAACAAGGTGCGCCCCGGTGATATCCTCGGCGCCCTCACCGGCGAGATGGGGATCCCCGGCAGTGAGGTCGGCAAGATCGATGTCTTCGATTTCCACACCTATGTGGCGATTCGCATGGCCAGTGCCAATCTCGCCATGGCCCGCCTGAGCGCGCACAAGATCAAGGGGCGTTTTTTCAAGATCCGCAGATTTTAG
- a CDS encoding penicillin-binding protein — MAQAADDFVTYPLLAPDYRSIKVFDQRGRFVGRLLPEQRYWTPLQRIPLFLQQAVVAVEDTRFYEHGGIDVRGIARALVKDVINRNLAEGGSTITQQLIKNRYLTGEKTIDRKVKEGFMAVEYEKKYSKAQILEMYFNEIYYGNGAWGIAAAARLYFDKNPEELNDAECALLAGVPKNPGRYNPAGEAASVNGRRDVVLKRMADLEIITVQKQQQLRAQQVTVTPRGQAPYYLNHIRSKLIERYGAQVIEAGGMEITAALDLDLQQLAEKTLREKMQGRDPGLQGAIVSLDPATGNVLAAVGGVDFAKSSYNRAFFAKRQPGSAIKPLIFAAALEAGYSASDIWDDTPVAYSRGEGGSWTPRNYGNEVFGSLPLRQALAHSNNVITVKLLEAIGVPTFVNFASQLGLPLRARHDLSLALGTEEVTLVELVQAYAPLANSGLRPDVRTILRIVDRQRNEVTEFAPILAPVIDPAVAYVTTSMLQDVLSYGTAKSLANFSRQRPAAGKTGTTDDYRDAWFIGYTPQLVTGVWVGYDQPKPGGKGFTGGAICAPIWEGFMRPALAGKEVVDFAVPDSVVSVNIDPTTGYIATIDCPKTHDELYLAGTEPTLLCPDHGGDPLPPLPPVDPDALVVPESEESAGESSWDNLLKLFSPHKKSEP, encoded by the coding sequence ATGGCGCAAGCCGCGGACGATTTTGTCACTTATCCCCTGCTGGCACCGGATTACCGCTCGATCAAGGTCTTCGACCAACGCGGTCGTTTTGTCGGTCGGCTGCTGCCGGAGCAGCGCTACTGGACGCCTCTGCAGCGTATCCCTCTCTTTCTGCAGCAGGCGGTGGTGGCGGTGGAGGACACCCGTTTCTACGAGCATGGCGGCATCGATGTCCGCGGCATCGCCCGGGCGCTGGTCAAGGATGTGATCAATCGCAATCTCGCTGAAGGGGGGTCAACGATCACCCAGCAGCTGATCAAGAACCGCTACCTCACCGGCGAGAAGACCATCGACCGCAAGGTCAAAGAAGGCTTCATGGCGGTGGAGTATGAAAAGAAGTACAGCAAGGCGCAGATTTTGGAGATGTACTTCAATGAAATCTATTACGGCAATGGCGCCTGGGGGATTGCCGCTGCGGCCCGTCTCTATTTCGACAAGAATCCCGAGGAGTTGAACGACGCCGAATGTGCCCTCCTTGCCGGAGTGCCGAAGAATCCCGGTCGCTACAATCCCGCCGGGGAGGCCGCCAGTGTCAACGGCCGTCGTGATGTCGTCCTCAAGCGCATGGCGGATCTCGAAATCATCACGGTGCAGAAGCAGCAGCAGCTGCGCGCCCAGCAGGTGACCGTCACCCCGCGCGGTCAGGCGCCTTATTACCTCAATCATATTCGCAGCAAACTGATCGAGCGCTACGGCGCGCAGGTCATCGAAGCAGGAGGGATGGAGATCACCGCCGCCCTCGATCTCGATCTGCAGCAGCTGGCGGAGAAGACGTTGCGCGAGAAGATGCAGGGGCGCGATCCCGGGTTGCAGGGGGCAATCGTCAGTCTCGATCCTGCCACCGGCAATGTTCTGGCGGCGGTGGGGGGCGTTGATTTCGCCAAAAGCAGCTATAACCGCGCCTTCTTTGCCAAGCGTCAGCCCGGTTCGGCGATCAAGCCGCTGATCTTTGCCGCGGCTCTGGAAGCAGGCTATAGCGCCTCCGACATCTGGGATGATACTCCGGTGGCCTATTCGCGGGGCGAGGGGGGCAGCTGGACGCCGCGCAACTATGGCAATGAAGTCTTTGGTTCTCTGCCGCTGCGGCAGGCCCTGGCCCACTCCAATAATGTCATCACCGTCAAGCTCCTTGAAGCCATCGGCGTGCCGACCTTTGTCAACTTTGCCAGTCAACTCGGTTTGCCGCTGCGCGCCCGGCACGACCTTTCTCTCGCTCTCGGCACCGAAGAGGTCACCCTGGTCGAGCTGGTGCAGGCCTACGCCCCTCTGGCCAACAGCGGCCTGCGTCCTGATGTCCGGACCATCCTCCGCATCGTCGACCGGCAGCGCAATGAGGTGACGGAGTTTGCCCCGATCCTGGCCCCGGTCATCGACCCGGCGGTGGCTTATGTCACCACCAGCATGCTGCAGGATGTCCTGAGCTACGGCACCGCCAAGTCCCTGGCGAACTTCAGCCGGCAGCGCCCGGCGGCCGGGAAGACCGGCACCACCGATGATTATCGCGATGCCTGGTTCATCGGTTATACCCCGCAGCTTGTCACCGGTGTCTGGGTCGGTTATGACCAGCCGAAACCGGGCGGCAAGGGCTTTACCGGCGGGGCGATCTGCGCGCCGATCTGGGAGGGCTTCATGCGTCCGGCCCTGGCCGGCAAAGAGGTTGTCGACTTTGCTGTGCCGGATAGCGTCGTCAGTGTCAATATCGACCCGACCACCGGCTACATCGCTACGATTGACTGCCCCAAGACGCACGACGAACTTTACCTCGCCGGCACCGAACCGACCCTCCTTTGTCCCGACCATGGCGGTGATCCGCTGCCGCCCCTGCCGCCGGTTGACCCGGATGCCCTGGTGGTGCCGGAGAGCGAAGAGTCCGCCGGAGAATCCTCCTGGGACAATCTCCTGAAGCTGTTTTCCCCCCATAAAAAGAGCGAGCCATGA